ACCACCATTATAATAAGCTGGCGGACGCGCCCGGTAGAGCTCTCGCCGGCTCTTTTTACTGAGCAGGCTGCCGGCCAGGATATAATTCATTACCTTGGCTAAATCATGATTTGACATCACGACTGACCCGGCACCTAATTCATCATGCGCGGCTTGCAGCGCCTTTTTGTGCTTGACCACATCATAGCGGCCGCCGCGGTAAATCATGCCCGGTACCAAGCGGCTGGCAATAATCTTGCCCGGCTTGGACCATAAAAACTCCGTCTGTTTTAACTGCAGCGGCTCAACGTATGTTGCCCGGAAAAGCTGCTCATAGCTTTGACCGGTTACCTGCGTCATTATGCCGCACAAGTATACATAATTAAGCGAGCTGTAATACCATTTGCCCAACATCTTCGGCTTAAACACCGTCTTTTTCACATCGCAGGCCAGATTATCCCGGTCAGAGACAAAGTGCCGCCGGCCTAACCGCGCTCCTGGTTTTAACTGCAGCCCAGCCGTCATTGCCAATAAATTTTCAATCGTAATCTTTTTCGCACCCGGTATTGCCGGATAGAACCGCGCTAAGCGCTCATGCAAGCTCAGCTTGCCCTCCTGCACTAGCTTCATGACCATGGCGGCGGTCATTGACTTTTGGACGGAATTAATTAAATAACTAGTGTCAGTAGTATTATTGCTAGCATAATCAAGCAAAACTTTGCCTTTGCTAATAACTAAAACTGAACCCTTGATCCCTAAGGCATCAATTCGCTGGCGCACTATTTTACTTTTAAACGATTGTTTTGCGGCTTTTGCTTAGCTGCGACTTCATAGCGGGCT
This genomic window from Lactobacillus panisapium contains:
- a CDS encoding serine hydrolase domain-containing protein, producing MRQRIDALGIKGSVLVISKGKVLLDYASNNTTDTSYLINSVQKSMTAAMVMKLVQEGKLSLHERLARFYPAIPGAKKITIENLLAMTAGLQLKPGARLGRRHFVSDRDNLACDVKKTVFKPKMLGKWYYSSLNYVYLCGIMTQVTGQSYEQLFRATYVEPLQLKQTEFLWSKPGKIIASRLVPGMIYRGGRYDVVKHKKALQAAHDELGAGSVVMSNHDLAKVMNYILAGSLLSKKSRRELYRARPPAYYNGGFYNDASLGLKTANGAGEGYYTFMRSTKTAKTMIIIQANKTRKGEFAVLKDRIDKLIVELFAKKISSF